The genomic window AagcagataaaatatttaatatgtaATTTACAATGTATTTTACCAGCTTGGCATTCAGGATGAACAGAATATATCAAAGTAGTTGAGTTATAGGCTTGTGGAGGCCCTGCAAAAATATTACTTCAGATATCTgctaattacaaaaaaaaaatcaatttgcaTTTTAGAAGTGATACAATTCCATCTACCACAAAATACAAAGAGCTGCAAAAACGTATACCATTCCAACAACAATGTATATAAGTTATTAAATAATGATCTGatttaaaagaatataaatGAAGCCTTTAAGTAGGTCTTTTCTACATGCATATTATTcctcattaaagaaaaatatgtaaaaaggCCATTGGTAATTGCTTTGTTAACCACTGTAGAAAATGCCAATTCTCTGGTCACAGATGCCACTAGTTTAGCACTTAAGGTCTCTGCAGTGTTAcatgtgattatttttaaatactgttaATTCTATTACTCCATTGGTAAAGAATGCGTGACTTGGAATATGGCAGTCTTCATATTAAGAGGGCAGTGATGCACAGTTTTATAATTATCCAGAAGAACAACAACCTCCAGTGCTCTGTACTTGTGGCTCATCATCAATGATCTGTACACCTCGCCTTGCTATTCCTGACTGACTGGAACCATTGCCTCTTGCTCTTTCATCCACCTGAGCAGTTTCTATCATTCctgtaaagaaagaaatgtattaGATGACATTCCACCACATTTTTACACAAGACTTTGAGATCTCAATCTGAGTTATGCGCAGAGACAAAGTTTGGTAAGGCTGGTTCTCCTGTTTGTTATGTGGAACTAACCACTCAAGTATCACATGACAGCTGCAAGAATGTACTTAACCTTTCTAAAGCATCAAAcattcagcagctcctgctatAGATGCCCAGATGTTCTGGAGTTAGCAGCTTCAAAAGCTAGATTTATCCCCCCATATCAAGAacattctgttaaaaaaaaaaacaaaaaatcaactacaaaatgaaagaaacaagcAAGTCAGGAAACTCCACcctctaaaagaaaaaaattaatccaaCCAAGTCTTGAGACATGCAGGATAAGTTTTTCTTAAGTTCTTctatcacagaaacacaactgATAGGACAACTTTCCTGTGTAACATTTTAATCCCAACATACCATCTTTACCATTTGCTTAGACTGCTGTGTAAAATTTGCATCATTACAGCTTTGAGTTTATGATTTGTAATTGACAGTATTTGAGAAGATTTTGAAAGAGGTTGAAACAGAGGGCTTGAGGCAAGCAATGGTGAGACCAGTCATATGAAGTTCAATTTGGGTTACTATTTGAGCATGGTAAATGGAGCAGCAGTCAGTGCTCCaaaacactaaaatatttttgaagtaatATTGCAGGCATTCATACATCAAGCTTCCAGAGCTGTTATGGTACATGAATGGCTTGAAGTAGACTCAAATGATGTCAGTTCTTAGTGGTAGTTTACATTAAAGCTCTTCTATATGGCcttaaaagcatttctgaattCGTTTTGTGAATGAGCTCTGTACCAACAAACTACATAATACCTACTTTTACAAAGGTCAAGAAACAGTTCTTCAATTCCTTTGTTCTGTTTAGCTGAAGTATGATAATGTTTTGCTCCAACAGATTCAGCATACCTGTCAAAAGCAGATACAGAGCTTCATTGTAGTAAAGGACTCAATCTTTCTAATCCACTTTATATGAAACAATAATCACAGGAGGTTTTATTCTGACTTCAGAGTCAATCTATACATGttgattttatataaaaaacaaGGTGTGTTTAAAATTGCTATGACTGATGCAACACACTagacaaaaataagaaaatttcaTGCCTAGAAATGCATTTAAACTGCAAATGTTGACTTTAATCATGTACAACTCCAAAGCTGCAGTTTGGTCAATAAGGTTACCCTGGGACTCAGACACTTACAGAACACTTAACAACTGGCCGGCATAaaccagcagtgcccagctggctgctgtATTAACAGCATCACAAGTTTATTACTCCAGCATAACTCTGCAATGACTGTTTCTATTAATAATTGGTGTGACTTACGTTTCTGCTTCTTGCACTGAAACATGCCTCTCTTTTTCCAAGTCTATTTTGTTACCTGTTGGAAACAAGTTAATAATTCAAATTTCTATACTCCAAGATTCCCAAAAGAAAGCAGACAAGTAATCATTGCACCGCACCATTTTCTCACAAGCTGTCCCAGTAAAGACCAGGTCTTACACAAGTCTCAGTTTGGAGTACAAAGATAAGATTTGAGAATCTCCTTTCACACAAGCATTTACAGACAATGAGGATGAAGTGCTACTTCTCTAGAGAGACCAGGATAGCTAAATACCTCCATATAAGCCACCCAGTTTAGCCTTTTGCTTTCCTCCTGTAATTTACTGGCagcttccctgtgctgcagaggtaATTTTTATAGAATGTCCATATCTCATGAAAGTGTTTGAATAATTAGATTAGATTTAAATCTAAAGGGAGTATTTCTGTTGCATTCCATTTACACTGAAATATCAGAGCTTTAAGACTCACTCTACCCCACAAGCACTTGTTTATGAAAACAGACAAATATCTAGACTATGCCACTGAGAACAGTAAATACTATGAGTTTGAGTATTTGAAAGAATTATAATACGCATTTGGTTAAATTACAGCCTGCAGGTGTCTGCACCATTCACTTCTGCAAGTCTATCATTAAACAGCTTATTTTTTTTGAATCAAACTCTTATCTTCCCCTATGTGATCTACTGAAACTTCTGGCTCCAATTTAACTTTAAGTATTTAATTAACAAAAGCTTTACCCCTTCACATGTACAAGCTGTTAAAGCAGTGTTTGGAAGATGCTATTAAAAGATGTTTCCAATTCAGTTATTAGAATCACATGTTAAAAAGACTTACCTACTATACATAAACAGATTTCATTTCCCAACATTTTTCTTAACTCCTTAACCCAGTTTTTTACCTGTGAAAAGAAGAGAGGTGAGTTTATTTTCACTGGCTACACTACTAGCTTAGGCTATGAGGAACTATCCTATTTCCTTCATTAGCCGTTCACTCTAAACTTGAACCAAACATGTTTAGAGCAACATAGgtggaaaaatattctttagatAGCTACACATCTCTTGTTCAGCAGGTTTTAGTTCACAGGTGAAATTAAGAGCAAATGACTTAGGTAAAATGGCTCAATGACTCCAGAAATATAACTCACCACACTCATGTTAGCCCCACTCCAAAGAATAAGTTCACTGCATGGGCCACTTTAGGTCAGGCATGAGATCTTTTATCAACAGGCACTTACTGACAGATCACAAATGGTACTTTAAAGGTAGAGGCACCTGACCTGAGTTTTTCAGGCTAGATTATAACAGATGTTTGtttcctgagaga from Pithys albifrons albifrons isolate INPA30051 chromosome 3, PitAlb_v1, whole genome shotgun sequence includes these protein-coding regions:
- the RAB21 gene encoding ras-related protein Rab-21, which produces MAAGAGAAAGGRSFSFKVVLLGEGCVGKTSLVLRYCENKFNDKHITTLQASFLTKKLNIGGKRVNLAIWDTAGQERFHALGPIYYRDSNGAILVYDITDEDSFQKVKNWVKELRKMLGNEICLCIVGNKIDLEKERHVSVQEAETYAESVGAKHYHTSAKQNKGIEELFLDLCKRMIETAQVDERARGNGSSQSGIARRGVQIIDDEPQVQSTGGCCSSG